CGTCCGCTCCGATTTCATCTGCCATCTCCTGGGTTACAGGCGCACCGCCAACCATGACCTTGAAGCCTGTTAATCCACAGGTTTTAAGTGCATGAACGGTTTCTTTCATTGCCGACATAGTTGTTGTAAGAAGACCTGAGCAGGCCACTAAGTTTACATTTTCATTTTCTTTGATAGCATTCATGAATTTCTCTGTTGAAACGTCGACACCCAGGTCGATCATTTTAAACCCAACACTTTCAAGCATCATGGTAACAAGGTTTTTCCCGATGTCATGAAGATCACCTTGAACCGTACCAATTACACAGGTACCCAAAGAAGATGTGCTTGTACCTGTAAGATGAGGTTTAAGCACGTCAACACCCTTGGCCATCGCTTTAGCCGCCATCAGCATTTCAGGCACGAAAACTTCCCCTGCAGAAAATTTGTCACCGACAATACCCATCGAATCGATCATAGACTGAAGAATATCTCCTGCTGAGTTTCCTTCATCAAGTGCTTCTTGTACCAAACCAGGCAGAAGCTTAGCTTTTCCTGCCTCTACTTTAGCTTTTACTTCATCAATCTTTGTCATTGTTAGTTCCTCCTCATGATTTGGTTATTATTATGACGGCCCAATTATTTTTTAGGGCCAAATTTATCTTCACGATATGCTCCGATATATTCCATGCAGTATTCATCTTCACCTAAGAGCGCTTCAGTGGCATAAATCATGCCCATCATATCTCTATTCAGCGGGTCAATGATCGCACTGTCCATGCCTGCATTGATCGCCATGACAATGAAAGCCTGGTTGACCAGTTTTCTGACCGGAAGATTAAAGGAAATATTGCTGGCTCCCCCAGTGACATGAATTTCCGGATATTGTGTTTTTATTTCCTTGATTACGTCTACAATAGTATTAATTCCATCTTCCGAGGTACAAAGCATTTGAACTAAAGGATCAATATGCAAACGGGATGGAGCAATGTTATTTTCTTTAGCCTTTTTCATGATTCCAGCAAAAACTTCTAAACGCTTTTCGGCATTCTGGGGAATTCCGGTGTCATCACATAAGAGAGCGACACATTCCCATTTAGTATCAGCAATTAATGGAAATATTATGTCAACCTTGTCCCCTTCCATGGAGATGGAATTAATCAGACCAGGCTTATTGCAAAATTTTATCGCTTCCGCACAAATACGGACATTAGGGCTGTCAATAGCAATGGGTGTATCTGTAACCTCTTGTACCAAGTCAATAAGCCATTTCATGGTTTCCAGTTCAATATTGTCTTCAACAGAGGCACACACATCAATAAAGGTAGCTCCTGCCCCAGCTTGTGCTTTGGCAAGATTTCTAATAAAATCTGCATCCTTTGCTGCAATTGCCTTTGCTACGGAAGGAATTGCCCCATTAATTTTTTCACCAATAATTATCAAAACTAGTCAACTCCCATTCGATGATTTTGTCACGAGTAATTTAGAAAAATCGATGCATATCACTCCGGCATGTTTCATGCTAAAATACAAGTAACTGAAATTTTATCTCCTTTCTTTTTATATATAGTTGTATAGTTGTATATATAAATGTATATATGAATATTCGTTTTTTTCGAAACATTACCTTTGTTCAATTTAACAAAGTATACAGTATTAAATGATATATAATGCACTCTGCCTTGAACAAGGAGGTTCTATGGTATGAAACAAAATTCGCTTTTCTCCCAGTTTTCATCCCGGTTAATCAAGATACTCAGCAAGCAGTCCGGCCTACAAGCTCTTGTTGATCTGGGGTATGAGGTTTTGGGCAACCCCTTTACACTAACTGACTACAGCACTAAAGTTCTTGCTTCGACGGGTAAGACCCAGGTAACCGACGATCCTGTTTGGAACGAGCTTAAAACGAATAATCACTTTATCTTTCAGACCTATTCCTATTATGTAAGGAATAGTTTGTTTAAAGAGATTGCCCAACATGACGCTCCCTTTTACTGGTCAGATCCTTATTGTAAATATCGCCGGCTGATCGGGAAGATACGTATAAACAACAGAGATGTTGCCTTCATGGCGGTTTGCGCCCATAATCGTGATTTTGAGGAAAGGGATGAAGAATTAGTCTCCCTGCTTTGTGAAGCATATTCCATCGAGCTGCAAAAAACCAAATATCTTGATTTCTCTCAGTCACTGATGCATCAAAGTTTTTTGTTCGATTTGCTTAATGGGAAGTTCGAAGACGAAGGATTAATCATTGAGCGATTAAAAATCTTAGGCTTAAAATTTAAAAGCAAACTGTTTGTTATAAATATTGATATCCAGAATTTAGATAAATCAAAATCAACCCTTCCTTATATGAGGGATGAAATTGAAAATAAATTAGTTAACGCGAAAGCAATAGTCTATAATCAAAACGTTGTCGTACTGGCCAGTTGTGAAAACGACAGAAAATTTCTGGAGATTGAATTAGGGGCTTTAAAAGAATTCATTGTTAGCAATAACCTGCAGGCAGGAATCAGTCGCCCCTTTCTAAAACTGGCGAATGTCAGGGGACATTACCTTGAGTCGATGGAGGCACTAAAGTTAGGAAAACTTATTAATAAGGAGCAAAACTTTTACAAGTATGAAGATTACCTTATTATTGATTTGCTCAATAAAAATTCCAACGCCGATAATTGCAAAAGATATATTCATCACTCTTTGCTAAGACTTATTGAATATGATAAGGAAAATGGCACGGATTATGTCCACAGCTTTTATATTTATCTATGTAATTTTAAAAACACTAAGGAATCTGCTGCTATTTTGAATATCCATCGCAACACCTTGTTTCATAGGATGGAGAAAATAGAACAGCTTTTAAATGTTGATTTAAATGATGGTAATGTAATGTTTCAACTTTATCTATCGTATAAAATCCTGGAGTTTCTTCGAATTCCTCTGCCCTGATTCAGCCTTAGCTTATGTTATCAACTTAGCCGTGATATAATTCGAAGGTAACAATTTAAGCAATACTATTATCTAAAGGGGATTACTGACCAAATGGAGAAGACAACGCAGCGCAAGATGGTTACTATAGCCATGCTTGTATCGATTTTACTGGTCGCTCTGGATACGACCATCGTTACCACTGCTATGCCTCACATTGTCAAACAGTTGAGCGGCTTGAATTTACTCAGTTGGGTTTTTGCCATTTATTTGCTGACCTCTTCCGTAACCACACCCATTTATGGCAAACTTGCCGACCTATTCGGCAGAAAATCCGTGTTTATCTTCGGTGTTATGCTGTTCGTCATCGGTTCCATGGTGTCCGGTATGGCTCAGACCATGCACCAGTTAATTATCTTTCGCGGTTTTCAGGGACTGGGTGCCGGAGCTGTGCTGCCCCTGACTTTTACCATCATTGCTGATCTCTACCCCGGGGAAGAGCGAGCCAGGATGCAGGGTGTCTTCAGCTCTGTCTGGGGCGTAGCCGGTCTCCTCGGTCCTTTAGTGGGAGGACTGTTTGTCGATCACATCTCCTGGCGCTGGATTTTTTATATCAACGTTCCCGTGGGCATCATCGCCATTTTCCTGGTGTTCACCTTCCTTCACGAACAAGCCTTGGAAAAAACCAAGAAATCCATTGATTATTTAGGAACAGCCCTCTTTACCGTTTCCATGGGCTCCCTTCTCTTCGCCTTGATCAGTGGAGGACAGTTCTACGCCTGGAGTTCCGTGGAAATCATCTCCTTATTTATAGTAGCCTTGGCATTCCTCCTGGCATTCCTAGTCGTAGAAACCAAAGCAAAAGAACCCATGCTGCCTCTGTCCCTCTTTAAACTTCCGGTTATTGCCGTATCCAATGCTATTGGTTTTGTAGCCAGCGGCGTATTGATCGGCGTCAATGTCTATTTGCCCATCTGGATTCAGAGCCTGCTAGGACATAGTGCTACCAGTTCGGGGCTGACCCTGATGCCCATGTCCTTCGCCTGGCCTTTGGCCTCAACTTTGTCCGGAAGGTTTATGTATCGAATCGGTTCCAAAACTACCGCAGTTTTCGGCGCTGTGATGATCATGGCAGGATCAACCTGGCTGCTGCTGATCAATCCCGGATCTCCTTATTGGTATTTGGTCGGGATCATGATTGTGATTGGCTTTGGCATGGGCTGCTCTTTTACCCCCTTAACCGTCTTGGTTCAGTCTGCCGTTGGCTGGAATTTACGGGGAGCAGCCACAGCCTCCAATACTTTTTCCCGCTCACTTGGACAAACAGTAGGCGTTGCA
This Desulfosporosinus orientis DSM 765 DNA region includes the following protein-coding sequences:
- a CDS encoding PucR family transcriptional regulator, which gives rise to MKQNSLFSQFSSRLIKILSKQSGLQALVDLGYEVLGNPFTLTDYSTKVLASTGKTQVTDDPVWNELKTNNHFIFQTYSYYVRNSLFKEIAQHDAPFYWSDPYCKYRRLIGKIRINNRDVAFMAVCAHNRDFEERDEELVSLLCEAYSIELQKTKYLDFSQSLMHQSFLFDLLNGKFEDEGLIIERLKILGLKFKSKLFVINIDIQNLDKSKSTLPYMRDEIENKLVNAKAIVYNQNVVVLASCENDRKFLEIELGALKEFIVSNNLQAGISRPFLKLANVRGHYLESMEALKLGKLINKEQNFYKYEDYLIIDLLNKNSNADNCKRYIHHSLLRLIEYDKENGTDYVHSFYIYLCNFKNTKESAAILNIHRNTLFHRMEKIEQLLNVDLNDGNVMFQLYLSYKILEFLRIPLP
- a CDS encoding methyltetrahydrofolate cobalamin methyltransferase, which produces MIIIGEKINGAIPSVAKAIAAKDADFIRNLAKAQAGAGATFIDVCASVEDNIELETMKWLIDLVQEVTDTPIAIDSPNVRICAEAIKFCNKPGLINSISMEGDKVDIIFPLIADTKWECVALLCDDTGIPQNAEKRLEVFAGIMKKAKENNIAPSRLHIDPLVQMLCTSEDGINTIVDVIKEIKTQYPEIHVTGGASNISFNLPVRKLVNQAFIVMAINAGMDSAIIDPLNRDMMGMIYATEALLGEDEYCMEYIGAYREDKFGPKK
- a CDS encoding corrinoid protein — its product is MTKIDEVKAKVEAGKAKLLPGLVQEALDEGNSAGDILQSMIDSMGIVGDKFSAGEVFVPEMLMAAKAMAKGVDVLKPHLTGTSTSSLGTCVIGTVQGDLHDIGKNLVTMMLESVGFKMIDLGVDVSTEKFMNAIKENENVNLVACSGLLTTTMSAMKETVHALKTCGLTGFKVMVGGAPVTQEMADEIGADGFAPDAGGAAVKAKELVKA
- a CDS encoding MDR family MFS transporter, whose amino-acid sequence is MEKTTQRKMVTIAMLVSILLVALDTTIVTTAMPHIVKQLSGLNLLSWVFAIYLLTSSVTTPIYGKLADLFGRKSVFIFGVMLFVIGSMVSGMAQTMHQLIIFRGFQGLGAGAVLPLTFTIIADLYPGEERARMQGVFSSVWGVAGLLGPLVGGLFVDHISWRWIFYINVPVGIIAIFLVFTFLHEQALEKTKKSIDYLGTALFTVSMGSLLFALISGGQFYAWSSVEIISLFIVALAFLLAFLVVETKAKEPMLPLSLFKLPVIAVSNAIGFVASGVLIGVNVYLPIWIQSLLGHSATSSGLTLMPMSFAWPLASTLSGRFMYRIGSKTTAVFGAVMIMAGSTWLLLINPGSPYWYLVGIMIVIGFGMGCSFTPLTVLVQSAVGWNLRGAATASNTFSRSLGQTVGVAALGTVFNNTLNQNGMAQGLHMVFILVFAISIITLLISALLPSHRSIMANQKAD